One genomic segment of Helianthus annuus cultivar XRQ/B chromosome 14, HanXRQr2.0-SUNRISE, whole genome shotgun sequence includes these proteins:
- the LOC110908550 gene encoding probable aldo-keto reductase 4 has translation MASRVPRRHLGSQGLEVSALGLGCMGMSDLYGAPKPEPDMIKLIHHAINAGVTLLDTSDVYGPKTNEILLGKALKGGMRDKVELATKFGIKLDGSWQVQGDPAYVRAACEASLKRLGVDCIDLYYQHRIDTSVPIEITMGELKKLVEEGKIKYVGLSEASASTIRRAHAVHPITAVQMEWSLQSRDVEEEIIPTCRELGIGIVAYSPLGRGFFSHGPKMLEKLEESDARKYLPRLQPENLEHNKIMYERINDLATKKGCTTSQLALAWVLHQENDVVPIPGTTKIENFEHNIGALSVKLTPEDMAELESIASPDSIKGDRYGAGLKTYKDSETLPLSAWKA, from the exons ATGGCAAGCAGAGTACCAAGAAGGCATTTGGGTTCACAGGGTTTAGAGGTCTCAGCTCTGGGTTTAGGCTGCATGGGCATGTCCGATCTCTACGGAGCTCCCAAACCTGAACCCGACATGATCAAGCTCATCCACCACGCCATTAACGCTGGTGTTACCCTCCTTGACACCTCCGATGTCTACGGCCCCAAAACCAACGAAATCCTTCTCGGCAAGGCTTTGAAAGGGGGGATGAGGGACAAAGTGGAGCTGGCTACCAAATTCGGGATCAAACTCGACGGTTCGTGGCAGGTCCAAGGCGATCCCGCCTATGTCAGGGCTGCTTGCGAAGCTAGCCTCAAGCGACTTGGCGTGGATTGCATCGATCTCTATTATCAGCACAGGATTGACACCAGTGTGCCAATCGAAATCACG ATGGGTGAACTAAAGAAGTTGGTCGAAGAAGGTAAAATTAAATATGTTGGATTATCAGAAGCATCAGCATCGACGATTAGAAGAGCACACGCTGTGCATCCAATTACTGCCGTACAAATGGAATGGTCCTTGCAGTCAAGAGATGTTGAAGAAGAAATTATTCCCACTTGCAG AGAACTTGGGATAGGGATTGTTGCGTATAGTCCTCTAGGACGTGGTTTTTTCTCACATGGTCCAAAGATGTTAGAGAAGTTGGAAGAAAGTGACGCCCGTAAG TACTTGCCAAGGTTACAACCTGAAAATCTTGAACACAACAAGATTATGTACGAGAGAATTAATGACCTAGCGACAAAGAAAGGGTGCACAACTTCTCAGCTAGCGTTAGCCTGGGTTCTTCACCAAGAAAATGATGTTGTACCCATTCCAGGTACCACCAAGATAGAAAATTTTGAGCACAACATTGGAGCTTTATCTGTTAAATTAACACCAGAAGATATGGCTGAACTTGAATCTATTGCATCACCTGATTCAATCAAGGGGGATCGATATGGTGCTGGTTTAAAAACATATAAGGACTCAGAGACTCTTCCATTATCTGCATGGAAAGCTTAA